The genomic interval TTGCATCTTTAATGGCTTTGTTGTAAGTTCCTGTTGTAAGATACATCGTATCAGCAAAAACTATTTTACCACCTTTAGGGAGGAGATTACTATAAAGTTTAATCGCTTCGTCTTTTTCTTGATCGGTTAAATGATGAAAAGCATACGTACTTACAAATGTATCTGGATTACTATCGAGCTTAAATTGAAGAAAATCACCTTCTATTAGCATTGCTTTTTTGCCAATTTTATCTTGAGCTATCTTTCTCATAGCAGGTGATGGCTCAATCGCTGTAACCTTTAAGCCATTTTCAATTAATTTTAGTGTTAAATTCCCTGTACCAGGTCCAAATTCAACAACATGACCAGTGGAACGCTCCGCAACTTTATTCAATATATGGTCATAATGACGAAAAACTTCTTCATATTCTTTATCTTTAGTAAGACTATCATCATAAGAATCAGCCCATTGTTCAAAGATTTCAAGAAACTCTTTCCCCATAGATTAGCACCCCTGTTGTTATAATGTACAATTCCTATAAGTATACTATGGTTTTCAATATTACTTGTTCTTAATTTATCATATCTTTCTTTATATTATCAAGAATCTTAAAATAGTAAGTTTATTTCCTATTTTGCAACAATTCCCCTCTGAATAATTATCTAATTTGGTTATTATTCCATTGAATTCATATGGTATGATATTTTTACTCGTATTAGGAAAGGAAGTTTTATTCATGAATATTCAATTAGAAATGATTGAAGATAAAGTAGAGTTTTTCGAAGGGGATAGCATAAAGACAGTTGAAAAAAAAATAAACGAAAAAATTGAAGTAAATAAATCGATTTTACTTTCTGTCCACTCTGTATCTCATCAAGTTACTATACTAGATAATGGTCGACCTTATTATACCGCGGTTGTCCACTTTAAAA from Niallia sp. FSL W8-0635 carries:
- a CDS encoding class I SAM-dependent DNA methyltransferase, which translates into the protein MGKEFLEIFEQWADSYDDSLTKDKEYEEVFRHYDHILNKVAERSTGHVVEFGPGTGNLTLKLIENGLKVTAIEPSPAMRKIAQDKIGKKAMLIEGDFLQFKLDSNPDTFVSTYAFHHLTDQEKDEAIKLYSNLLPKGGKIVFADTMYLTTGTYNKAIKDAMEKGHHNLAEDLQREYYTTIPILTDILEKNGFSPRFEKMNDFVWIMQGEK
- a CDS encoding DUF2536 family protein, with the translated sequence MNIQLEMIEDKVEFFEGDSIKTVEKKINEKIEVNKSILLSVHSVSHQVTILDNGRPYYTAVVHFKMKKHF